In Alistipes ihumii AP11, a genomic segment contains:
- a CDS encoding dicarboxylate/amino acid:cation symporter codes for MLRIKKIGLLPRVALAIALGILCAFWMPSSLSRVFATFNELFGNFLGFAIPLIVFGLVASGIAELGTGAGRLLGITTLLAYGSTLLAGFFAYFVCLWCYPPILGSEASLGSLETAGVSRLAPYFTVEMPPIADVTSALLLSFVLGLGTARGGGNTLKKGLSEFRDVIGRIIERAIVPLLPLYIFGIFLKMGAEGQVAGILSLFLKIIALIFAMHLLLLLFQYGLAGIVSRRNPLKLLRTMLPAYMTALGTQSSAATIPVTLERTIRNGVNPELAGFVIPLNATIHLSGSILKIVACALAIMWMTGMPIHTGQYAGFIAMLGVTMIAAPGVPGGAIMAALGPLQSMLGFDETLQGLMIALYIAMDSFGTAGNVTGDGAIALIVDRIYRRHKTPDAEPAGQTDSGA; via the coding sequence ATGTTACGAATCAAAAAGATAGGTCTGTTGCCGCGCGTCGCGCTGGCGATCGCGTTGGGAATCTTGTGCGCCTTTTGGATGCCGTCCTCCCTGTCAAGGGTATTCGCCACATTCAACGAACTGTTCGGCAACTTTCTGGGTTTCGCCATTCCGCTGATCGTTTTCGGTCTGGTCGCCTCGGGGATAGCCGAACTGGGGACCGGCGCAGGCCGGCTGCTGGGAATCACGACGCTGCTGGCCTACGGATCGACGCTGCTGGCCGGATTCTTCGCCTATTTCGTATGCCTGTGGTGCTACCCGCCGATTCTCGGTTCCGAGGCTTCTCTCGGCTCGCTCGAGACGGCCGGAGTATCCCGGCTGGCCCCGTACTTTACGGTCGAGATGCCTCCGATCGCAGACGTGACGAGCGCGCTGCTGCTCTCTTTCGTGCTCGGTCTGGGTACTGCGCGCGGCGGCGGGAATACGCTGAAAAAAGGGTTGTCGGAGTTTCGCGACGTGATCGGGCGGATCATCGAGCGGGCGATCGTTCCGTTGCTGCCGCTCTATATCTTCGGCATTTTCCTGAAAATGGGGGCCGAGGGCCAGGTGGCCGGCATTCTGTCGCTTTTTCTGAAAATCATCGCGCTCATTTTTGCGATGCATCTGCTGTTGCTGCTTTTCCAATACGGTCTGGCGGGCATCGTCTCGCGCCGCAACCCGCTGAAACTGCTTCGCACGATGCTGCCCGCCTACATGACGGCGCTGGGGACGCAATCGTCGGCGGCGACCATTCCCGTCACGCTGGAGCGGACGATCCGCAACGGCGTGAATCCCGAGCTGGCCGGATTCGTCATCCCGCTCAACGCGACGATTCATCTCTCGGGCAGCATTCTGAAAATCGTCGCATGCGCGCTGGCGATCATGTGGATGACGGGCATGCCGATCCATACGGGTCAGTACGCCGGGTTCATCGCCATGCTGGGCGTTACGATGATCGCCGCCCCGGGCGTTCCGGGCGGCGCCATCATGGCCGCGCTCGGCCCGCTGCAGTCGATGCTCGGCTTCGATGAGACGCTTCAGGGACTGATGATCGCCCTCTACATCGCCATGGACAGTTTCGGGACGGCCGGCAACGTCACCGGGGACGGCGCGATCGCGCTGATCGTCGACCGCATCTACCGCAGGCACAAAACGCCCGATGCCGAACCGGCCGGCCAAACGGACAGCGGCGCATAA
- a CDS encoding YitT family protein, which produces MKGNFSKTDLLKIFKEYGLISIGGLMYSFAWTSILIPAGVMGGGLNGIGLLIYYATGGTDGGIPLGVTFLVLNAVLVGVASLLISLKFGAKTIYAIGFISVAMAVMQQAVPGNVLGLADDKLLSAILGGALAGAGISICFTQGGSTGGTDIIALIINKYKTVSYGKVLMLCDLIIIGCSLFIFKNITSVIYGYVMVAVFGYTIDAVMAGNRQSAQILIVSPKYDQIAERIFSEMHRGVTLLDGEGWYTKTPTKVVMVVCRKNETGILFRVIKEVDPHAFMTFGSVMGVYGLGFEALKK; this is translated from the coding sequence ATGAAAGGAAATTTCTCAAAAACCGACCTGTTGAAGATTTTCAAGGAGTACGGGCTGATCTCGATCGGCGGACTGATGTACTCGTTCGCGTGGACCAGCATCCTGATCCCCGCCGGCGTCATGGGCGGCGGGCTGAACGGAATCGGCCTGTTGATCTACTACGCGACCGGGGGAACCGACGGCGGGATTCCGCTGGGCGTGACCTTTCTGGTGCTGAACGCCGTGCTGGTCGGAGTCGCATCGCTGCTGATCAGCCTGAAGTTCGGAGCCAAGACGATCTACGCGATCGGCTTTATCTCCGTCGCGATGGCCGTCATGCAGCAGGCCGTTCCCGGCAACGTGCTCGGACTGGCCGACGACAAGCTGCTGTCGGCCATTCTGGGCGGCGCGCTGGCGGGAGCCGGCATCAGCATCTGCTTCACTCAGGGCGGCAGCACCGGCGGAACCGACATCATCGCGCTGATCATCAACAAGTACAAGACCGTAAGCTATGGCAAAGTACTGATGCTGTGTGACTTGATTATCATCGGCTGCTCGCTGTTCATTTTCAAGAACATTACCTCGGTCATTTACGGCTACGTAATGGTCGCCGTGTTCGGCTACACGATCGACGCGGTGATGGCCGGCAACCGGCAGTCGGCGCAGATACTGATCGTCTCGCCGAAGTACGATCAGATCGCCGAACGCATCTTCAGCGAGATGCACCGCGGCGTCACGCTGCTCGACGGCGAGGGCTGGTACACGAAAACGCCGACGAAGGTAGTCATGGTCGTCTGCCGGAAAAACGAGACCGGCATCCTGTTCCGCGTGATCAAGGAGGTCGATCCGCATGCCTTCATGACTTTCGGCAGCGTCATGGGCGTATACGGCCTCGGATTCGAGGCGCTGAAAAAATAG
- the atpD gene encoding F0F1 ATP synthase subunit beta — protein sequence MESEKIAGAAGGRKITGHISQIIGPVVDVAFEGPENEIVLPSIHDAMDIRRDDGRTLIVEVQQHIGENTVRTVAMDSTDGLRRGMEAVSYFRPITMPVGEQIKGRLMNVVGEAIDGMKPLDGKGAYPIHREPPKFDELTTVQEVLYTGIKVIDLLEPYSKGGKIGLFGGAGVGKTVLIMELINNIAKRHHGFSVFAGVGERTREGNDLLREMLESGVIRYGEAFKESMEKGEWDLSKVDYAEVEKSQATLVFGQMNEPPGARSSVALSGLTVAESFRDAGTGTKDILFFIDNIFRFTQAGSEVSALLGRMPSAVGYQPTLATEMGAMQERITSTKKGSITSVQAVYVPADDLTDPAPATTFTHLDATTVLSRKITELGIYPAVDPLESTSRILDPLVVGEEHYRTAQRVKQILQRNKELQDIISILGMEELSDEDRLTVNRARRVQRFLSQPFTVAEQFTGVPGVMVGIEDTIKGFKMILDGEVDDLPEPAFLNVGTIEEAIEKGKKLKAQAAV from the coding sequence ATGGAATCGGAAAAAATAGCAGGCGCTGCCGGCGGTCGTAAAATCACGGGACATATCTCGCAGATCATCGGCCCGGTCGTGGACGTGGCGTTCGAGGGACCGGAGAACGAGATCGTGCTGCCGAGCATCCATGACGCGATGGACATCCGCCGCGACGACGGCCGGACGCTGATCGTCGAGGTGCAGCAGCACATCGGCGAGAATACGGTTCGTACCGTGGCGATGGACAGTACCGACGGGTTGCGCCGCGGTATGGAGGCCGTCTCGTATTTCCGGCCGATCACGATGCCCGTGGGCGAGCAGATCAAGGGCCGCCTGATGAACGTCGTGGGCGAGGCGATCGACGGCATGAAGCCGCTCGACGGAAAGGGCGCCTACCCCATTCACCGCGAGCCGCCGAAGTTCGACGAACTGACGACGGTGCAGGAGGTGCTTTACACCGGAATCAAGGTGATAGACCTGTTGGAGCCGTACTCCAAGGGAGGAAAGATCGGCCTGTTCGGCGGGGCGGGCGTCGGCAAGACCGTGCTGATCATGGAGCTGATCAACAACATCGCCAAAAGACACCACGGCTTTTCGGTGTTCGCGGGCGTCGGCGAACGTACTCGCGAGGGCAACGACCTGTTGCGCGAGATGCTCGAGTCGGGCGTCATCCGTTACGGCGAGGCTTTCAAAGAAAGCATGGAGAAGGGCGAGTGGGACTTGTCGAAGGTCGATTACGCCGAGGTCGAGAAATCGCAGGCGACGCTCGTGTTCGGCCAGATGAACGAGCCTCCCGGAGCCCGGAGCTCGGTGGCTCTGTCGGGGCTGACGGTGGCCGAATCGTTCCGCGATGCCGGTACGGGGACCAAGGACATTCTGTTCTTTATCGATAACATATTCCGTTTCACGCAGGCCGGATCGGAGGTGTCGGCCCTGCTGGGCCGCATGCCGTCGGCCGTCGGCTACCAGCCGACGCTGGCTACCGAAATGGGCGCGATGCAGGAGCGGATCACCTCGACCAAGAAAGGGTCCATTACCTCCGTGCAGGCGGTCTACGTGCCGGCCGACGACTTGACCGACCCGGCTCCGGCCACGACGTTCACCCATCTGGACGCCACGACGGTGCTGAGCCGCAAGATCACCGAGCTGGGCATTTACCCGGCGGTCGATCCGTTGGAGTCCACCTCGCGCATTCTCGATCCGCTGGTCGTGGGCGAGGAGCACTATCGGACCGCACAGCGCGTGAAGCAGATTCTGCAGCGCAACAAGGAGCTGCAGGACATTATCTCGATTCTGGGCATGGAGGAGCTTTCGGACGAAGACCGCCTGACGGTCAACCGGGCGCGCCGCGTGCAGCGTTTCCTGTCGCAGCCGTTCACGGTCGCCGAGCAGTTTACCGGCGTGCCGGGCGTGATGGTCGGAATCGAGGATACGATCAAGGGATTCAAAATGATTCTCGACGGCGAGGTCGACGACCTGCCCGAACCGGCTTTCCTGAACGTGGGCACGATCGAGGAGGCTATCGAGAAGGGTAAGAAACTCAAAGCGCAGGCTGCCGTATGA
- the atpF gene encoding F0F1 ATP synthase subunit B translates to MGLLQPESGLLFWMVISFGVVFVLLAKFGFPVITRMVEERRVYVEKSLEAAKQANEQLAGIKSESEALLQKAREEQMRILNEAAAAKQRIIEEAKAQAQNEGQKQLEEAKRQIRLEKEAAIREVRGQIAMLSVDIAEKVIRGKLDSSPAQMTMIERMLDEMPSMKQ, encoded by the coding sequence ATGGGACTCTTACAACCCGAGTCGGGCCTGCTGTTCTGGATGGTGATCTCTTTCGGGGTCGTCTTCGTGCTTCTGGCGAAGTTCGGCTTCCCCGTGATTACCCGGATGGTGGAGGAGCGGAGGGTTTACGTCGAAAAGTCTCTGGAAGCGGCCAAGCAGGCGAACGAGCAGTTGGCCGGCATCAAGTCCGAGAGCGAGGCTCTGCTTCAGAAGGCTCGCGAGGAGCAGATGCGTATCCTGAACGAGGCCGCCGCCGCCAAACAGCGGATCATCGAGGAGGCGAAGGCTCAGGCTCAGAACGAAGGCCAGAAGCAACTGGAAGAGGCGAAGCGCCAGATACGGCTCGAAAAGGAGGCGGCCATCCGCGAGGTGCGCGGACAGATCGCCATGCTGTCGGTCGACATCGCCGAGAAAGTGATCCGGGGCAAGCTCGACAGCTCGCCCGCTCAGATGACGATGATCGAGCGGATGCTGGACGAAATGCCCTCCATGAAACAATAG
- the atpC gene encoding ATP synthase F1 subunit epsilon, with the protein MTLEILSPEKTLFRGEAERVTLPGASGEFTVLRNHAPIISALVRGNVKYVEKGGEEKSLSVEGGFVEVKKNRVTVCVG; encoded by the coding sequence ATGACGCTCGAGATACTCTCCCCCGAAAAGACGCTTTTCCGCGGCGAGGCGGAGCGCGTGACGCTGCCCGGCGCATCGGGGGAGTTCACCGTGTTGCGCAACCATGCCCCGATCATTTCGGCGCTCGTGCGTGGGAATGTGAAGTACGTCGAGAAGGGAGGCGAGGAGAAATCGCTCTCGGTCGAGGGCGGTTTCGTCGAGGTGAAAAAGAACAGGGTGACGGTTTGCGTCGGGTAG
- a CDS encoding AraC family transcriptional regulator gives MAKKTALPTVRIAQLARHESGGYLAANLAVSDDGWNGLEPFDRPVRLGGGALVLCAGGRCRISINLKIYEIVENDLIVLFSGSIVHVSQRSDDLSLRAAGFSTDFLKGVPQSVVPLYPYMFHNPVLLLSHEDADMLADYFDRLREKATRQNHLYTREITLQLLLSMFFEISALYQAKHPKDNRRLTRNEEIFKRLMQLIMRHYREQRATAFYARELCLTPKYLASVVKKISNRSVAEWIAEAVILDAKTQLRTSQMTVQQIANYLNFPNPSFFGRFFKKHTGMTPKAYRLSE, from the coding sequence ATGGCAAAAAAAACAGCGCTTCCCACAGTCCGCATCGCCCAGCTCGCCCGGCACGAGAGCGGGGGCTACCTGGCTGCCAATCTCGCCGTCTCGGACGACGGATGGAACGGGCTGGAACCGTTCGACCGCCCCGTCCGGCTCGGGGGAGGAGCGCTCGTGCTGTGCGCCGGCGGCCGATGCCGCATTTCGATCAACCTGAAAATCTACGAGATCGTCGAAAACGACCTGATCGTGCTGTTTTCCGGCTCGATTGTCCACGTATCGCAGCGAAGCGACGATCTGAGCCTGCGCGCCGCGGGATTTTCGACCGACTTTCTGAAGGGCGTTCCGCAATCGGTCGTCCCGCTCTACCCTTATATGTTCCACAATCCGGTCCTCCTGCTGTCGCACGAAGACGCCGACATGCTGGCGGACTACTTCGACCGGCTGCGCGAAAAGGCAACGCGGCAGAATCATCTCTATACCCGCGAGATCACGCTGCAATTGCTGCTGTCGATGTTTTTCGAGATCAGCGCGCTGTATCAGGCCAAACATCCGAAGGACAACCGCAGGCTGACCCGCAACGAGGAAATCTTCAAACGGCTCATGCAGCTTATCATGCGCCACTACCGGGAACAACGGGCAACGGCTTTCTATGCCCGGGAACTGTGTCTGACACCGAAGTACCTCGCCTCGGTGGTCAAGAAGATCAGCAACCGGAGCGTGGCCGAATGGATAGCCGAGGCGGTGATTCTCGATGCCAAGACCCAGCTGCGTACCTCGCAGATGACCGTCCAGCAGATAGCCAACTACCTGAATTTCCCGAACCCCTCCTTTTTCGGCCGTTTTTTCAAGAAGCATACCGGAATGACGCCGAAAGCCTACCGGCTGAGCGAATAA
- a CDS encoding F0F1 ATP synthase subunit delta, whose product MNTGMIPVRYAKALFEFAAEKGCDERVYGQMGKLAAAFVREPELRRALDNPVLPESEKLKLVYAACGGDPGEVLECFAQLVLHNRRERFLQWIALMYREQYRKAHGISTGKLETAVPVAPDTERRLKELIEAQTRGKLELEASVKPDLIGGFVFEMNCERLDASVATQLRSIKRQFAEKNRRIV is encoded by the coding sequence ATGAATACAGGAATGATTCCGGTGCGGTACGCCAAGGCGCTGTTCGAATTTGCTGCCGAGAAAGGCTGCGACGAACGGGTCTACGGACAGATGGGAAAGCTGGCCGCCGCTTTCGTGCGCGAGCCGGAGTTGCGGCGCGCGCTGGACAATCCCGTGCTGCCGGAGTCCGAGAAGCTCAAGCTGGTCTACGCGGCTTGCGGAGGCGATCCGGGCGAGGTGCTCGAGTGTTTCGCGCAACTGGTGCTGCATAACCGTCGAGAGCGTTTCCTGCAATGGATCGCGCTGATGTATCGGGAACAGTATCGCAAGGCGCACGGGATCAGCACGGGCAAGTTGGAGACGGCCGTCCCGGTGGCGCCCGATACCGAGCGCCGCCTGAAGGAGCTGATCGAGGCGCAGACGCGCGGGAAGCTCGAGCTGGAGGCTTCCGTGAAGCCGGACCTGATCGGCGGATTCGTCTTCGAGATGAACTGCGAGCGGCTGGACGCCAGCGTTGCGACGCAGCTGCGCAGCATCAAGCGGCAGTTCGCCGAGAAGAACCGGCGGATCGTCTGA
- the atpE gene encoding ATP synthase F0 subunit C, producing the protein MLLTILLQVAAELSLGKLGAALGAGLAAIGAGIGIGKIGGSAMEAIARQPEASNDIRTNMIIIAALVEGVALFAVVVCFLAL; encoded by the coding sequence ATGTTACTGACAATTTTGTTGCAAGTTGCTGCGGAGTTAAGTTTGGGTAAGCTGGGAGCGGCTCTCGGAGCGGGTCTGGCGGCGATCGGAGCCGGCATCGGCATCGGCAAGATCGGCGGATCGGCCATGGAGGCCATTGCGCGTCAGCCCGAGGCATCGAACGATATCCGGACGAACATGATCATCATCGCGGCTCTGGTCGAAGGCGTCGCCCTGTTCGCCGTGGTGGTTTGTTTCCTCGCGCTTTAA
- the atpB gene encoding F0F1 ATP synthase subunit A → MTKLRYILICACLLVFGTLPAAAAQGGSGETVDVKGIVFGHIGDSYEWHITSWNGRELSVPLPVILRSETGRWDVFMSSRLAHGAEYGGYRIAAEGPYEGKIVERIDGEDVRPLDLSITKTAFALMLNSLILICIVLGVARWYKKRTVEKAVPKGFVGAVEMFVMMVHDDLIKSCVGRDYKRFAPYLLTVFFFIFVNNLMGLIPFFPGGANVSGNIAVTLVLALCTFLAVNLFGTREYWKEIFWPEVPAWLKVPVPMMPAIELVGIFTKPFALMIRLFANMMAGHAVILSLTCVIFVTVSMGAAVNASMTFVSVLFSIFMNLLELLVAFLQAYVFTMLSAVFIGLARVRHEPHEEAEI, encoded by the coding sequence ATGACTAAGTTACGCTACATACTGATTTGCGCCTGCCTGCTCGTTTTCGGGACTCTGCCCGCAGCGGCCGCCCAAGGCGGGTCGGGCGAGACGGTCGATGTGAAAGGGATCGTCTTCGGACATATCGGCGACTCGTACGAGTGGCATATCACGTCGTGGAACGGACGCGAGCTGAGCGTGCCGCTTCCGGTGATTCTGCGAAGCGAGACGGGGCGCTGGGATGTCTTCATGTCGTCGCGTCTGGCTCACGGGGCCGAGTACGGCGGCTACCGGATTGCGGCGGAGGGACCTTACGAGGGCAAGATCGTCGAACGGATCGACGGAGAAGATGTCAGACCGCTCGATCTGTCGATCACGAAAACGGCTTTCGCGCTGATGCTCAACAGTCTGATTCTGATCTGCATCGTGCTCGGCGTAGCGAGATGGTACAAGAAGCGGACGGTCGAGAAGGCCGTGCCGAAAGGATTCGTCGGCGCGGTGGAGATGTTTGTGATGATGGTCCACGACGATCTGATCAAGAGTTGCGTCGGCCGGGATTACAAACGGTTCGCGCCCTATCTGCTGACGGTGTTCTTCTTCATTTTCGTCAACAACCTGATGGGGCTGATCCCGTTCTTCCCGGGCGGGGCGAACGTATCGGGCAACATCGCCGTGACGCTGGTGCTTGCGCTGTGTACGTTCCTTGCCGTGAACCTGTTCGGAACGCGGGAGTACTGGAAGGAGATTTTCTGGCCCGAAGTACCCGCATGGCTCAAGGTTCCCGTGCCGATGATGCCGGCGATCGAGCTGGTCGGGATTTTCACGAAGCCGTTCGCGCTGATGATCCGTCTGTTCGCCAACATGATGGCCGGACATGCGGTGATTCTGAGCCTGACGTGCGTGATCTTCGTGACGGTCAGCATGGGGGCGGCCGTGAATGCGTCGATGACGTTCGTGTCGGTGCTGTTCAGCATATTCATGAATCTGTTGGAACTGCTGGTGGCGTTCCTGCAGGCTTATGTCTTCACGATGCTGTCGGCCGTGTTCATCGGACTGGCGCGGGTTCGGCACGAGCCGCACGAGGAGGCGGAAATCTGA
- the atpA gene encoding F0F1 ATP synthase subunit alpha, translating into MSESIKASEVSDVLRMQLEGIDTKLRFDEVGTVLQVSDGVVRIYGLQNAEANELLEFENGIRAVVMNLEEDNVGAVLLGPTDQIREGDTVKRTRRIASINVSEGMLGRVIDPLGEPLDGLGLIGGETTEMPLERKAPGVIFRQPVNQPLQTGLKAVDAMIPIGRGQRELIIGDRQTGKTAIAIDTILNQRSNYEAGDPIYCIYVAIGQKGSTVATIVNTLRERGAMDYTVVVAATASDPAAMQYFAPFAGAAIGEYFRDTGRHALVVYDDLSKQAVAYREVSLILRRPSGREAYPGDIFYLHSRLLERAAKIIGQQEVAEKMNDLPETLKGKVKGGGSLTALPIIETQAGDVSAYIPTNVISITDGQIFLDTNLFNQGNRPAIDVGISVSRVGGNAQIKAMKKVAGTLKIDQAQYRELEAFTKFGGDMDPVTALTIDKGQKNTRLLVQPQYSPMPVEQQIAVLYCGTHGLLKDVPLDKVQEFEKALINNLQQTDVFPTLKKGIIDDAVSAKIEEVAAAVASVYKKS; encoded by the coding sequence ATGTCTGAAAGTATAAAGGCAAGCGAGGTGTCGGACGTGCTGCGGATGCAGCTCGAGGGGATCGATACGAAACTTCGTTTCGACGAGGTGGGCACGGTGCTCCAGGTCAGCGACGGCGTGGTCCGCATCTACGGCTTGCAGAACGCGGAGGCCAACGAGCTGCTGGAGTTCGAGAACGGCATCCGGGCTGTCGTGATGAACCTCGAGGAGGACAATGTCGGGGCCGTGCTGCTCGGTCCGACCGACCAGATCAGGGAGGGCGACACGGTCAAGCGGACGCGCCGCATCGCGTCGATCAACGTCAGCGAGGGAATGCTCGGCCGCGTGATCGACCCGCTGGGCGAGCCCCTCGACGGGCTCGGCCTGATCGGAGGGGAGACCACCGAGATGCCTTTGGAGCGTAAGGCGCCGGGCGTGATTTTCCGGCAACCGGTGAATCAGCCGCTGCAGACCGGCCTGAAGGCCGTCGACGCGATGATTCCGATCGGACGCGGCCAGCGCGAGCTGATTATCGGCGACCGTCAGACCGGCAAGACGGCCATTGCGATCGATACGATACTCAATCAGCGCAGCAACTACGAGGCCGGCGATCCGATCTATTGCATCTACGTGGCGATCGGGCAGAAAGGTTCGACGGTGGCGACGATCGTCAACACGCTGCGCGAGCGGGGCGCGATGGACTATACGGTCGTCGTGGCCGCTACGGCGTCCGATCCGGCCGCGATGCAATACTTCGCGCCGTTCGCCGGTGCCGCTATCGGCGAGTATTTCCGCGATACGGGGCGGCATGCGCTGGTCGTATACGACGACCTGTCGAAACAGGCGGTCGCCTATCGGGAGGTATCGCTGATTCTGCGTCGTCCGTCGGGACGCGAGGCCTATCCGGGCGATATTTTCTACCTGCACTCCCGTCTGTTGGAGCGCGCGGCCAAGATTATCGGCCAGCAGGAAGTGGCCGAGAAGATGAACGACCTGCCCGAAACGCTCAAGGGGAAAGTCAAAGGCGGCGGATCGCTGACGGCCCTGCCGATCATCGAGACGCAGGCGGGCGACGTGTCGGCCTATATCCCGACGAACGTGATCTCGATCACCGACGGGCAGATCTTCCTCGACACGAATCTTTTCAATCAGGGCAACCGGCCGGCGATCGACGTCGGTATCTCGGTGTCGCGCGTCGGCGGCAATGCGCAGATCAAGGCGATGAAGAAGGTGGCCGGTACGCTGAAAATCGATCAGGCGCAGTACCGCGAGCTGGAGGCTTTCACGAAGTTCGGCGGCGATATGGATCCCGTGACCGCGCTGACGATCGACAAAGGACAGAAGAACACGCGCCTGCTCGTTCAGCCTCAGTACTCGCCCATGCCTGTCGAGCAGCAGATCGCCGTGCTGTACTGCGGTACGCACGGATTGCTCAAGGATGTGCCGTTGGACAAGGTGCAGGAATTCGAGAAGGCGTTGATCAACAACCTGCAGCAGACGGACGTGTTCCCGACGCTGAAAAAAGGCATCATCGACGACGCGGTGAGCGCGAAGATCGAGGAGGTCGCCGCCGCTGTCGCGTCCGTGTATAAAAAATCGTAG
- a CDS encoding ComF family protein, translating to MNYAYEIFRLFYPERCAACGRSLPEGARLLCPRCRWDMPLTGYSAEHDNPVARKFWGLVPVQEACSMIFFTQGNAYRSMIHGFKYRGQWRTALRLGRWFGTELRESGLYGDVDVVVPVPLHYRRLLSRGYNQAEYFGRGIAEALGVPLDARSVVRSGYNRSQAKTADRSERWDNVKGIFSVRRPASLEGRHLLLVDDVLTTGATLAACAEAIVGAAPACRVSMATLAVSAYELFGGKGKGGL from the coding sequence ATGAATTATGCTTACGAAATATTCCGCCTGTTCTATCCCGAGCGTTGCGCGGCCTGCGGCCGCTCGCTCCCGGAGGGAGCCCGGCTGCTGTGCCCGCGCTGTCGCTGGGATATGCCGCTGACGGGTTACAGCGCCGAGCACGACAATCCGGTAGCGCGGAAGTTCTGGGGACTTGTGCCGGTGCAAGAGGCCTGCTCGATGATCTTCTTTACGCAGGGGAATGCCTATCGTTCGATGATTCACGGATTCAAGTACCGGGGGCAGTGGCGGACGGCGCTCCGGCTCGGCCGGTGGTTCGGGACCGAGCTGCGCGAAAGCGGGCTCTATGGGGATGTCGACGTGGTCGTGCCGGTTCCGCTGCACTACCGGCGCTTGCTGAGCCGGGGATACAATCAGGCCGAATACTTCGGGCGCGGAATCGCCGAGGCGCTGGGAGTTCCGCTCGACGCGCGCAGCGTCGTCCGAAGCGGGTACAACCGCTCGCAGGCCAAAACGGCCGATCGCAGCGAGCGCTGGGATAACGTGAAGGGCATTTTCTCGGTTCGTCGCCCCGCATCGCTCGAAGGCCGGCATCTCTTGCTCGTGGACGACGTGCTGACTACCGGAGCTACGCTCGCGGCCTGCGCCGAAGCGATCGTCGGGGCCGCTCCGGCCTGCCGTGTCAGCATGGCGACGCTGGCCGTTTCGGCTTACGAGCTTTTCGGCGGGAAAGGCAAGGGCGGCTTGTAG